The Nitrobacter hamburgensis X14 genome contains the following window.
GACCGTTTCCGGCTGTCGCGCGGCGTGTGGTCGTCGCTGAAGAACTGGAGCAACGCCGCGCGCCGCGAACGGTAACTCCCGAAACGAACACGTCGTTGTCCGGTCCGGGCGGCGGAGCGAACGCCGAGCTGGTATTGCCCGGCATCATCTGGCAACAGCGCAATCTCCGCGCTGGACGACCCGATGACCCGTCCCTCATATATGCCGGATGGAATGGAGTGCCCGGGTCAAGCCGCCGATGACACGCCACGGTGCGCGTCGCGGCGGTTGCCTCGCGGGCGCGCGTACCCTACCTATCTCCCATGAAATTCCTCGATGAAGCCAAGGTCTATATCCGCTCCGGCGACGGCGGCAACGGCTGCGTGGCGTTCCGCCGCGAGAAGTTCATCGAGTTCGGCGGCCCCTCCGGCGGCAATGGCGGACGCGGCGGCGACGTCATCGTCGAGGTCGCCGACGGCCTCAACACCCTGATCGACTATCGCTATCAGCAGCACTTCAAGGCGCCGAAGGGCACCAACGGCATGGGCTCGGATCGCCACGGCGCCAACGGCAAGGCCATCGTGCTCAAGGTGCCGCTCGGCACCCAGATCATCGATGAGGATCGCGAAACCCTGATCCACGACTTCACCACGGTCGGCGAACGCTTCGTGCTGGCCGAGGGCGGCAACGGCGGTTTCGGCAACGCCCACTTCAAGTCGTCCACCAACCGCGCGCCGCGCAACGCCAATCCTGGCCAGCCAGGGGAGGAGCGCTGGATCTGGCTGCGGCTGAAGCTGATTGCGGATGCCGGCCTGGTCGGCCTGCCCAATGCCGGCAAGTCGACATTCCTGTCAAAGGTCAGCGCGGCGAAGCCGAAGATCGCCGACTATCCGTTCACCACGCTGCACCCGCAACTCGGTGTGGTGAATGCCGGTGACCGCGAATTCGTGCTGGCGGATATTCCGGGGCTGATCGAGGGCGCGCATGAAGGCACGGGGCTCGGCGACAGATTTCTGGGCCATGTCGAGCGCTGCCGCGTGCTGTTGCATCTGGTGGACGCCACCTGCGAACATGCGGGCAAGGCCTACAAGACCGTGCGCGGCGAA
Protein-coding sequences here:
- the obgE gene encoding GTPase ObgE, producing MKFLDEAKVYIRSGDGGNGCVAFRREKFIEFGGPSGGNGGRGGDVIVEVADGLNTLIDYRYQQHFKAPKGTNGMGSDRHGANGKAIVLKVPLGTQIIDEDRETLIHDFTTVGERFVLAEGGNGGFGNAHFKSSTNRAPRNANPGQPGEERWIWLRLKLIADAGLVGLPNAGKSTFLSKVSAAKPKIADYPFTTLHPQLGVVNAGDREFVLADIPGLIEGAHEGTGLGDRFLGHVERCRVLLHLVDATCEHAGKAYKTVRGELEAYAGTLAEKVEIVALNKIDAVSVEDLKKQRDRLKRAANKMPLLLSGITGKGVPEVLQTLAAVIGEAPVSDKAKGAGASAAQAVVPPVAQAKPWSP